AGCCCGTGTGGTTATGACGCCCTCAGGTTATTGGCGGAAGCAATCAAAGAAAACGGTGAAGACAGGGATGCCATTAGTGATCACCTATCCCAGGTGGAGAATTTCCCCGGGGCCATTGGCGAAATTACTTTTGACGAAAATGGGGATGTGCATGTGCCATTAAAACTTCTCAAAATAGAAAACGGCGATTTCGTACCGTTTGAAGTTGGACAAAATTAGAAGGTAGACCCGGGTAAAGTTTGGGGCAGCAGTAGAATCAGAAAATATAACATCTAAATGAAACAGCAATCCTGCTTTAAAGCTGCCCCTTACTTTCCCTTTATTCGGGTCAGTTCCCCAAACTTATTAAAGCATAGGAGGCAGAAATAATGATAGGTTGGAGAGCGCGACTAGGCTTTATTCTACCTTCAATAAACGTTGTGCTGGAACAAGAAACGACAAAGATTTTGCCCCCGGGTATTTCTGGACATTTTGCCCGTGCACGAACAAGTGATGATACCTATGATGAACTTATCCGTATGGGCAAAGAAGCGCCCAAGGCTGCGGAAGAACTTGCGGACGCGGAAGTTGACGCCATTGCTTTTACATGTACGGCAGCCAGCTTTCTTGAGGGACCGGATTATAATCGGGAAATAGAAAACAGAATCCAAGAGATAACAGGGATACCGGCCATTACAACTTCATCCGCCATAGTGCGAGCACAGCACGCCTTGGGATTGAAGAAAGTTGTGCTTATTTCACCTTACGAAGAATGGCTAAATGAGAGGGCGAAAGTATTTCTTGAAGCTCAAGGGATAGAAGTTTTAGCAATGGAAGGCTTAGGTGTCATTGACGTACACATTGCAGACGTACATCCGGAAGAAGTGTATAAACTTGCCCGTACGCTATTGTTGAATAATAAGGAAGCCGACGGCATTTTTATTAGCTGTACCGATTTAAGATCCGCGGAGATACTGGATGTACTCGAGTCAGATGTTGGTAAACCCGTTCTTTCAAGCAATCAGGCGACAATATGGGCAATGCTTCAAACCATTGGGCTAAAGGTTCCCATCGAAGGGTTTGGCTCGCTTCTGCGGGATCATTTGTAAAAACAATATATGCCTCACGACCATGGCGGTTAGTCCGTAACGCAGTTTTCTGAGTAAGAAAGGAACTCTATCCCCTTGGGGAAATACTGCGGTCCGGTGCTCCCAGGGCATTGGAGCGGTAGCGGCCGATTTGGGAAAATGCCACCTGCCCGATGTTTTAACTTGGTATACCCGGGTAAAGTAAGGGGCGGTAGCCGCCCCCTGCTTCCCAAATCATCAGGAGGTTTTAATGAATGTATGTTTTACAGTATATAATCAATGGCATCACTCTCGGCAGTTTATATGCCCTTATTGCGTTAGGTTACAGCATGGTATACGGTGTGCTTTATTTTATCAATTTTGCCCATGGTGATGTTGCCATGATAGGTGCCTTCCTTTGTTTTGCCGTGCTAATGAATAAGTGTCATCTTCCGGCCATCGTAGCCATCCTAGGGGCTATAATTCTGTCGGCATTGGTTGGCGTTATCATTGAAAAGAGTGCCTATAAGCCCTTAAGAAACGCGCCTAGGCTGTCGATGATTATTAGTTCACTGGGCATTTCAATGTTGCTTGCCAATGGCGCCCAAGTTATATGGGGGGTAGCGACATTACCTGTACCGCCGGTTATACCGGTTAAGGTTTACCAGTTTGGTGTCGTTATGACGAACTCGCTTCAACTAACGATACTCATAATGTCCACCATGCTCATGGTAGCACTGCAGCTGCTGGTCAATAAAACCAAGTTAGGCCTTGCCATGCGTGCCACCTCTTTTAGCATGGATACAGCGCATGTAATGGGGATTGATACAGACAAGGTCGTTTCCCAGACGTTTGCTATTGGCTCCGCCTTGGCAGCAGCAGCCGGCATAATGATGGGAATTTATTATGCTACTATTTACCCAACCATGGGTGCCACCATTGGAATAAAAGCATTTGTGTCCGCCGTGTTCGGAGGAATAGGCAATATACCGGGGGCGATGCTGGGGGGCCTATTGCTGGGGCTGGTGGAGGAACTAGGCAGTGCGTATATTTCGTCAGGTTATCGCGATGCCATAGCTTTCGGCATTCTCATTATTGTGCTCTTGATTAAGCCAAGTGGATTACTAGGGAGCGCCAGGGGGGTAGACAGAGCATGAGCACCATGAAAATAGAAAAGATGTGGCCCGCGATTTTGGCGATTGTGGTCGTAATTGGGCTGATGCCGCTTGTTATAAAAGACCAGTACATCATTCACGTAGGTGTATTTCTCTTTATGTACATTGCCCTCGCATCAAGCCTCAATATAATTGTTGGATTCACAGGGCAGCCTAACTTTGCGCACGCTACCTTTTTTGGGGTTGGAGCCTATGCAGCTGCTCTGGCTGCTTTAAAACTAGGTACACCTTTCTTGTTTAATCTAATTCTAGCTGGGGTTGTTTCATCTTTGTTCGGGCTGGTCATTGGCCTGCCTTCTTTGCGGCTGAAGGGGCATTACCTAGCAATTGTCACTATTGGTTTTGGACAAATCATAAGGCTAATTGAGATTAATTGGGATAGATTTACCGGCGGCCCCATGGGATTACCTGGGATACCGACGGCTGCTATTGGCGGATACAGTTTTGATCGGAACGCATTTTATTATTTTAGTCTTCTGCTTGCTATTGTTATTTTAGGCGCTATCTACAAACTGACCAATTCACGCATTGGACGTGCTTTAATGAGCATCCGGGATGACGAGATGGCATCAGAAGCCCTTGGAGTAAATACCCGTTACTACAAAATATACAGTTTCGTTTTATCCACATTCTTAGCCGGGTTATGTGGGGCTGTTTATGCTCACTACGTTAGCTTTGTCAGTCCGGATACGTTTACACATGATGATTCCATCACTTTGATCTGTATGGTAGTTCTGGGAGGAGGAGGCACCTTTCTTGGGCCGATCCTTGGGGCAACTGTCCTAATGCTAGCACCGGAACTTTTTAGATTTGCTTCCTACTATCGGTATATCATTATTGGCCTGGTTATGGTGGTCGCCATAATGGTTCGTGAGGGAGTATTTCTCCAACCGTTAAGAACCTTTGTGGCGCGCATCAAAGGTATAGGTTTAAGGCGAGAAGATTAGGAGGTATCTTTCCATGGCTGATGCCCTACTAAGTGTTAACGACATAAGCCTAAGTTTCGGAGGCATAGCGGCACTAAAAGAAGTTTCCTTTTCATTAGCAAAGGATAAAATTCACGGTCTGATTGGGCCTAACGGTGCGGGCAAAACCTCAATGTTTAATGTCATTACAGGCTTATATCGGCCTGATAAAGGAAGTATAGTGTTCCAGGGTCGTGATATGACCAGGCTGGCACCCCACAAATTGTGTGCTCTTGGGATAAGCAGAACGTTCCAAAATATTAGGTTGTTTTCCAACTTAAATGTCATTGAAAACGTCCTGCTTGGTTTCCATTGCGGCACAAGTTCTGGGACCTGGGATGTTCTTTTCAATTCCCAACGTTACAAACAAGAAAAGACAGAAATAGTGGAAAAGGCAAAGGAAGTATTATCGTTGGTAGGTCTTGAATCCATAGAGACTCAAAATCCTCTTAAACTCTCCTACGGCATTCAACGGCGTCTGGAGATTGCACGGGCTCTTGCGACCTCGCCCAAGATACTACTTTTGGACGAACCCTCGGCG
The nucleotide sequence above comes from Bacillota bacterium. Encoded proteins:
- a CDS encoding branched-chain amino acid ABC transporter substrate-binding protein; the protein is SPCGYDALRLLAEAIKENGEDRDAISDHLSQVENFPGAIGEITFDENGDVHVPLKLLKIENGDFVPFEVGQN
- a CDS encoding maleate cis-trans isomerase, producing MIGWRARLGFILPSINVVLEQETTKILPPGISGHFARARTSDDTYDELIRMGKEAPKAAEELADAEVDAIAFTCTAASFLEGPDYNREIENRIQEITGIPAITTSSAIVRAQHALGLKKVVLISPYEEWLNERAKVFLEAQGIEVLAMEGLGVIDVHIADVHPEEVYKLARTLLLNNKEADGIFISCTDLRSAEILDVLESDVGKPVLSSNQATIWAMLQTIGLKVPIEGFGSLLRDHL
- a CDS encoding branched-chain amino acid ABC transporter permease → MYVLQYIINGITLGSLYALIALGYSMVYGVLYFINFAHGDVAMIGAFLCFAVLMNKCHLPAIVAILGAIILSALVGVIIEKSAYKPLRNAPRLSMIISSLGISMLLANGAQVIWGVATLPVPPVIPVKVYQFGVVMTNSLQLTILIMSTMLMVALQLLVNKTKLGLAMRATSFSMDTAHVMGIDTDKVVSQTFAIGSALAAAAGIMMGIYYATIYPTMGATIGIKAFVSAVFGGIGNIPGAMLGGLLLGLVEELGSAYISSGYRDAIAFGILIIVLLIKPSGLLGSARGVDRA
- a CDS encoding branched-chain amino acid ABC transporter permease, whose translation is MSTMKIEKMWPAILAIVVVIGLMPLVIKDQYIIHVGVFLFMYIALASSLNIIVGFTGQPNFAHATFFGVGAYAAALAALKLGTPFLFNLILAGVVSSLFGLVIGLPSLRLKGHYLAIVTIGFGQIIRLIEINWDRFTGGPMGLPGIPTAAIGGYSFDRNAFYYFSLLLAIVILGAIYKLTNSRIGRALMSIRDDEMASEALGVNTRYYKIYSFVLSTFLAGLCGAVYAHYVSFVSPDTFTHDDSITLICMVVLGGGGTFLGPILGATVLMLAPELFRFASYYRYIIIGLVMVVAIMVREGVFLQPLRTFVARIKGIGLRRED
- a CDS encoding ABC transporter ATP-binding protein, whose amino-acid sequence is MADALLSVNDISLSFGGIAALKEVSFSLAKDKIHGLIGPNGAGKTSMFNVITGLYRPDKGSIVFQGRDMTRLAPHKLCALGISRTFQNIRLFSNLNVIENVLLGFHCGTSSGTWDVLFNSQRYKQEKTEIVEKAKEVLSLVGLESIETQNPLKLSYGIQRRLEIARALATSPKILLLDEPSAGMNTREKGELSRLIKRLNAELEITILIIEHDMRLIMAICDEITVLDHGVKIAEGAPKAIQANERVVEAYLGSEFRRGVGNA